The following proteins come from a genomic window of Phnomibacter ginsenosidimutans:
- a CDS encoding site-specific integrase → MQYLNNTVGKHIKTLKVFINYLSDNNLLPNPIDVRKFKVLREEPDVIHLTEEELLAIYHCKNLTQEQEWAKDNFCFSCFTGLRYSDNIKVDRSHIKDNMIEIRTTKTKKAIFIPLNPFAKEIIKKYDNPNSNRPLPPVMHNVTANALLKEIAKAAGLNEQVRLERFSGSRRIVEYKTKWELVCTHTARRTFITLSIEKGMQSEVIMDVTGISSHKIFKRYLNITNKTRFVQMHDAWGTLGAKLTG, encoded by the coding sequence ATGCAATACCTAAACAATACGGTGGGCAAGCATATTAAAACGCTCAAAGTGTTTATCAATTATTTGAGCGACAACAACCTGCTGCCCAATCCCATAGACGTTAGGAAGTTTAAGGTATTGAGAGAGGAACCCGATGTAATACACCTGACAGAAGAAGAACTGCTGGCCATTTACCACTGCAAGAACCTGACACAGGAACAGGAATGGGCAAAGGATAATTTCTGCTTTAGCTGTTTTACTGGCCTTCGCTATTCAGATAATATAAAGGTAGACCGGAGCCACATAAAAGATAACATGATTGAAATACGCACTACCAAAACAAAGAAGGCCATTTTTATTCCGCTCAATCCTTTTGCTAAGGAGATTATTAAAAAGTACGACAACCCCAACAGCAACAGGCCACTGCCGCCAGTGATGCACAATGTAACCGCCAACGCTCTGCTGAAAGAAATAGCCAAGGCTGCCGGACTTAATGAGCAGGTAAGGCTCGAAAGATTTAGCGGCTCCCGAAGAATAGTAGAATATAAAACCAAGTGGGAGCTGGTATGCACCCACACTGCCCGCCGCACCTTCATTACCTTATCCATAGAAAAGGGCATGCAAAGCGAGGTGATAATGGATGTAACGGGCATCAGCAGCCATAAGATTTTTAAACGCTATCTGAACATTACCAACAAGACCAGATTTGTGCAAATGCATGATGCATGGGGCACACTGGGTGCAAAGCTCACTGGCTAA
- a CDS encoding helix-turn-helix domain-containing protein gives MQDPILAMRQSELKELINTIFQQHITTIIEAFRMELGNVNFEKPTQYKTVKEVMEMFQVTKPTVYSWVKKNIIKAEKIGNRTLFKLEELQKALSAENFYMPPEKQAGFMALKPPVVNKKPFHKFETVKNRNIWPQRQKQLEDFQRINAPFDDGDFNLEDLDLDEFTKD, from the coding sequence ATGCAAGACCCCATTTTGGCCATGCGCCAAAGCGAATTGAAAGAGCTGATTAATACCATTTTTCAGCAGCACATTACCACCATTATTGAAGCCTTTAGAATGGAACTGGGCAACGTCAATTTTGAAAAGCCAACCCAGTATAAAACCGTAAAGGAAGTAATGGAAATGTTCCAGGTAACAAAGCCAACGGTATACAGTTGGGTAAAAAAGAACATAATTAAAGCCGAGAAAATCGGCAACAGAACACTGTTTAAGCTGGAAGAGTTGCAAAAAGCTTTATCAGCAGAAAACTTTTACATGCCGCCCGAAAAGCAGGCTGGCTTTATGGCTTTAAAGCCCCCTGTAGTGAACAAGAAGCCTTTCCACAAATTTGAGACCGTTAAAAACCGGAACATTTGGCCGCAGCGGCAGAAACAGCTGGAAGATTTTCAACGGATTAACGCCCCTTTTGATGATGGCGACTTTAATCTTGAAGATTTAGACCTTGATGAATTTACCAAGGATTAA